In Paracoccus aerodenitrificans, the following are encoded in one genomic region:
- a CDS encoding segregation and condensation protein A, which translates to MRPRRKDSKAPLPLEVAAAVEERRAEEALIVDIDGYEGPLDLLLTLARTQKVDLMQVSILQLAEQYLNFVEEARKLRIELAADYLVMAAWLAFLKSRLLLPPDPEEDGPTAEDLAAHLAFQLERLDAMRKASARLMGRDRLGQSRFVRGMPEQIARRRSVTYEVGLIDLMRAYARLKTRDEFRPYAFDRKDVFTMEQALERVRHLIGFAGEWTSLAEFLPDGWGAGERGRSATAATFAATLELAREGRLEIRQSDTFAPITIRRKTGPKEHS; encoded by the coding sequence CTGCGCCCAAGGCGCAAGGACAGCAAGGCACCTCTGCCGCTGGAGGTAGCCGCCGCCGTCGAAGAGCGCCGCGCGGAAGAGGCGCTGATCGTCGATATTGACGGCTATGAGGGGCCGCTTGACCTGCTGCTGACACTGGCGCGGACGCAGAAAGTGGATCTGATGCAGGTCTCTATCCTGCAACTGGCCGAGCAATATCTGAACTTCGTGGAAGAGGCCCGCAAGCTGCGTATCGAGCTTGCGGCGGATTATCTGGTCATGGCGGCGTGGCTGGCCTTCCTGAAATCCCGCCTGCTTCTGCCGCCCGATCCCGAGGAGGACGGCCCGACCGCCGAGGATCTTGCCGCGCATCTGGCATTTCAGCTTGAGCGGCTGGATGCGATGCGCAAGGCGTCGGCCCGGCTGATGGGGCGCGACCGGCTGGGGCAGTCGCGTTTCGTGCGCGGCATGCCGGAACAGATCGCCCGCAGGCGCAGCGTGACCTATGAGGTCGGGCTGATCGATCTGATGCGGGCCTATGCACGACTGAAGACGCGGGACGAATTCCGCCCCTATGCCTTCGACCGCAAGGATGTGTTCACGATGGAACAGGCGCTGGAGCGTGTGCGCCATCTGATCGGCTTCGCGGGCGAATGGACCTCGCTTGCCGAATTCCTGCCCGATGGGTGGGGCGCGGGTGAGCGCGGGCGCTCGGCCACCGCTGCCACTTTCGCCGCGACGTTGGAGCTTGCGCGTGA